Proteins co-encoded in one Arachis stenosperma cultivar V10309 chromosome 7, arast.V10309.gnm1.PFL2, whole genome shotgun sequence genomic window:
- the LOC130941734 gene encoding protein CASPARIAN STRIP INTEGRITY FACTOR 2-like: MVGVTLLMRFSLLLLLLLAGSLSLLWPSFATGGRSKFIGNLVADVDHKIQQAMMHQDGPITKRLMDEEEVNTIHERVLRANTRDYGSYNPAPKLSKPRSKRIPN; encoded by the exons ATGGTGGGTGTCACGCTTCTCATGAGATTCagcctcctcctcctcctcctactTGCTGGATCACTGTCACTTTTATGGCCTTCTTTTGCTACAG GTGGACGATCAAAGTTTATTGGTAACTTGGTAGCGGATGTGGATCATAAAATACAACAAGCGATGATGCATCAA GATGGACCGATAACGAAGCGACTGATGGATGAAGAAGAAGTAAACACAATCCACGAAAGGGTTCTAAGGGCTAATACAAGAGATTATGGAAGCTATAACCCAGCCCCAAAACTTTCTAAGCCTCGTTCCAAGCGCATTCCAAACTAA